The following are from one region of the Stigmatella ashevillena genome:
- a CDS encoding DUF58 domain-containing protein produces the protein MDDKAVARLAPGLSLALPRVPHRGRVGEVRATSVGASMELHDFRAYQPGDDLRQVDWNAVARTGEMVLRVRQDEVSPRLEVLVDGSCSMALSPSKEARARELALLTVEVGGLQGLTPTVLTSGARGERTQGPACRAALRASVFDARDDLPRALGRLPPLRPCGLRVVVSDFLFEADLAGLVARLSRGASALFLVQVLDAEDLEPSGGEGARLVDAESGAALEELLTEDVLAAYTRRFTEHQRVLRTSALRARAALLTAPAPEPLEALVRGPLRALFLAGGGA, from the coding sequence ATGGACGACAAGGCGGTGGCCCGGCTGGCCCCGGGGTTGTCCCTGGCGCTGCCCCGCGTGCCTCACCGGGGACGGGTGGGCGAGGTGCGCGCCACCTCCGTGGGCGCCTCGATGGAGCTGCATGACTTCCGCGCCTACCAGCCCGGCGATGACCTGCGGCAGGTGGACTGGAACGCGGTGGCGCGCACGGGGGAGATGGTGCTCCGGGTGCGCCAGGACGAGGTGTCGCCGCGCCTGGAGGTGCTGGTGGATGGCTCGTGCTCCATGGCGCTCAGCCCCAGCAAGGAGGCCCGCGCGCGGGAACTGGCGCTGCTGACGGTGGAGGTGGGAGGGCTGCAAGGGCTGACGCCCACGGTGCTCACCTCGGGGGCGCGGGGGGAGCGGACGCAGGGGCCCGCCTGCCGCGCGGCCCTGCGGGCCTCGGTGTTCGATGCGCGGGATGATCTGCCACGGGCCTTGGGACGGCTCCCGCCCTTGAGGCCGTGTGGCCTCCGGGTGGTGGTGAGCGACTTCCTCTTCGAGGCGGACCTGGCCGGCCTCGTGGCCCGGTTGTCGCGGGGGGCCTCGGCCCTCTTCCTGGTGCAGGTGCTGGACGCGGAGGACCTGGAGCCCTCGGGCGGAGAGGGAGCCCGGCTGGTGGATGCCGAGAGTGGCGCGGCGTTGGAGGAACTGCTCACCGAGGACGTGCTGGCCGCTTACACGCGCCGCTTCACGGAGCACCAGCGGGTGCTGCGCACCTCGGCGCTGCGGGCGCGGGCGGCCCTGTTGACGGCTCCCGCCCCGGAGCCGCTGGAGGCGTTGGTGCGAGGCCCGCTGCGGGCCCTCTTCCTGGCGGGAGGCGGCGCGTGA
- a CDS encoding ABC transporter permease: MSEDVALLPSRWARLAERLGERLNPLVVKEVRQGLRTRLFWVCFGLMLLACLLVSLLAYADMSGGSYRPKGQTYFFTFFVFLGLVHFFIIPYSAYRSLAREREDETWVLLTLTGLGPRRILRGKVASFLIQAGLYASAAGPFLLFSYYLNGIELMSILVVLALGALWLVFLTVLAVCAATLADGRLGRAFMHFVVLGVLGLGVAQGLGVAFALSTGNPRWMREEEFLYVVGVALWLMVSYGALLFETAASRLSLSTEDYTRGPRRALLIQMVLSAVVLVGIWWTQSQEQEVAFIGGLLGTLHLTLAGLLLVTDVDGQARALRAKTHVWSLLRPGALRGFRLMVVLMLGWAALCVLLQVNSPNTRTNHGPVILATGASAAYALLFLSAALLMGRMPRSDRWASPVSVRILFVTLVGLGSVIPPLVALLLGRQSDDGLLNLLNPTVGTVNFATYEYMYEQPKMTPELLFFVCGVAVLATFVADRVLARRERQAHAA, from the coding sequence GTGAGCGAGGACGTGGCGCTGCTGCCCTCCCGGTGGGCCCGGTTGGCAGAGCGGTTGGGGGAGCGGCTCAACCCGCTGGTGGTGAAGGAGGTCCGCCAGGGGCTGCGCACGCGGCTCTTCTGGGTGTGCTTCGGGCTGATGCTGCTCGCGTGTCTGCTGGTGTCGTTGTTGGCGTACGCGGACATGAGCGGGGGCAGCTACCGGCCCAAGGGGCAGACGTACTTCTTCACCTTCTTCGTCTTCCTGGGGCTGGTGCACTTCTTCATCATCCCCTACAGCGCGTACCGGTCGCTGGCGCGTGAGCGCGAGGATGAGACGTGGGTGTTGCTGACCCTCACCGGCCTGGGGCCCCGGCGCATCCTGCGGGGCAAGGTGGCCAGCTTCCTCATCCAGGCGGGGCTGTATGCCTCGGCGGCGGGGCCGTTCCTGCTGTTCAGCTACTACCTCAATGGCATCGAGTTGATGAGCATCCTGGTGGTGCTGGCGCTGGGGGCGCTCTGGCTGGTCTTCCTGACGGTGCTGGCGGTGTGCGCGGCCACGCTGGCCGATGGGCGGCTGGGGCGCGCCTTCATGCACTTCGTGGTGCTGGGCGTGCTGGGGTTGGGTGTGGCCCAGGGGCTGGGGGTGGCGTTCGCCCTGAGCACGGGGAACCCCCGCTGGATGCGCGAGGAGGAGTTTCTCTATGTCGTGGGCGTGGCGCTGTGGCTGATGGTGAGCTACGGCGCGCTCCTCTTCGAGACAGCCGCCTCGCGGTTGAGCCTGAGCACCGAGGACTACACGCGAGGCCCTCGCCGCGCGCTGTTGATCCAGATGGTGTTGAGCGCGGTGGTGCTGGTGGGGATCTGGTGGACGCAATCCCAGGAGCAGGAAGTGGCGTTCATTGGCGGCCTGCTGGGCACCCTGCACCTCACCCTGGCAGGCCTCCTGCTCGTCACCGATGTGGATGGGCAGGCACGGGCGCTCCGGGCGAAGACCCATGTGTGGTCCCTGCTGCGTCCGGGGGCCTTGCGCGGCTTCCGGCTCATGGTGGTGCTGATGCTCGGGTGGGCGGCGCTCTGCGTGCTGCTCCAGGTGAACTCCCCCAACACGAGAACCAACCACGGGCCGGTGATCCTCGCCACCGGTGCCTCGGCGGCCTACGCGCTCTTGTTCCTCTCGGCGGCGCTGCTGATGGGGCGGATGCCACGCTCGGATCGCTGGGCCTCTCCCGTGTCGGTGCGCATCCTCTTCGTGACGCTGGTGGGCCTGGGCAGCGTGATTCCGCCCCTGGTGGCCCTGCTGTTGGGGCGCCAGTCCGATGACGGCCTCCTCAACCTGCTCAATCCCACCGTGGGGACCGTGAACTTCGCCACGTACGAATACATGTACGAGCAGCCCAAGATGACGCCGGAGCTGCTCTTCTTCGTGTGTGGGGTGGCGGTGCTGGCCACCTTCGTCGCGGACCGGGTGCTCGCCCGGCGTGAGCGGCAGGCGCACGCCGCGTGA